The Patescibacteria group bacterium genome window below encodes:
- a CDS encoding nucleoside monophosphate kinase, protein MIIIVVGQPSSGKDTVSYKIVEYGFSHVSSGDIIRRDMKIKGLSLDRESMYHFVLKKRSKEGAFYPANEIAEQLKEGDNIVISGFRNLSEVDYLKKRFPKEVKVIALTVPLEIRFQRAKDRNRAGDDISLEKFKEQEDRERTKTEAHNLDEVIASADHLIENSGSLEDLYEKIESVMAIILKAR, encoded by the coding sequence ATGATTATCATTGTTGTCGGACAACCATCTTCTGGTAAAGATACTGTTTCTTATAAAATAGTTGAATACGGTTTTTCTCATGTTTCCAGCGGAGATATTATTCGCCGAGATATGAAGATTAAAGGCTTGTCTCTTGATCGAGAAAGCATGTATCATTTTGTTTTAAAAAAGCGCTCTAAAGAAGGCGCTTTTTATCCGGCTAATGAGATTGCCGAACAATTAAAGGAGGGAGATAATATTGTTATCTCTGGTTTTCGTAATTTATCTGAAGTTGATTACCTTAAAAAACGTTTTCCTAAAGAAGTTAAAGTAATTGCCTTAACCGTACCTTTAGAAATTCGCTTTCAAAGAGCCAAAGATCGAAATAGGGCAGGGGATGATATTTCTTTAGAAAAATTTAAGGAACAAGAAGACAGAGAAAGGACTAAAACCGAAGCGCATAATCTAGATGAGGTAATTGCCTCAGCGGATCATTTAATTGAAAATTCAGGTAGTTTAGAAGATCTTTATGAAAAAATTGAATCGGTGATGGCTATTATCCTTAAAGCAAGATAA
- the secD gene encoding protein translocase subunit SecD, with product MSFLRNVFSLSGRRKVWWTLVLVIVLTVWASLIVVGDRYNATVAQYNLPLPQVKERPFRLGLDLLGGSQLTYDADTSAVPAGEEAMAVEGARDVIERRVNAFGVSEPIVQVNRAGEDNYRIIIELAGITDIGEAIKQIGETPLLEFKEANDELRELSEEEKKTMEENNTQAQTRAEDILGMLGAGQDFGDLARSFSDDEFTKEDGGYVGWVSKLDNPEIASLVESLEPGQFTPQLARTSFGFEILKLNNKNIREVNVAQILVCYQDNEDCESELNRDQAYELVKEIKDKATPENFNSLLDEYHDRLSPKSGELGWVKREVQGEVFDEVAFNQEIGTVSFIAESKFGFHLLHKKDENPEYDLSHILITTTSEEDIIGPQSEWKNTELTGKNLRRASVQLDPNNGLPTVNLEFDNDGAKFFEQITERNVGRPVGIFLDGLPISTPNVNEKITGGQAVIQGNFTMVEARELVKRLNSGALPLPITLVSQQTVGASLGQESVEMSLQAAMIGLILVMIFMVIFYRFLGVVSVFSLVIYGLLTLAVFKLWPVTLTLSGIAGFILSIGMAVDANILIFERLKEELKAGKSFSSAIQEGFNRAWPSIRDSNFTTILVCFVLIQFTTSSIKGFAITLLIGVLLSMFSAITVTRTFLRLFKEGWMEKHPKLVGYKRPTGENL from the coding sequence ATGTCTTTTTTAAGAAATGTTTTTTCTTTGTCCGGCCGACGAAAGGTTTGGTGGACTTTAGTTTTAGTAATTGTTTTAACTGTTTGGGCCTCTTTAATAGTAGTTGGAGATCGCTATAATGCCACTGTGGCACAATATAATCTTCCTTTACCACAGGTTAAGGAAAGACCTTTTAGATTGGGCTTGGATCTTTTAGGTGGCTCACAGTTAACTTATGATGCAGATACTTCGGCGGTACCGGCCGGTGAAGAAGCTATGGCCGTTGAGGGAGCCAGGGATGTTATTGAACGAAGAGTTAACGCTTTCGGTGTTAGTGAGCCAATAGTACAGGTTAACCGAGCTGGTGAAGATAATTACAGAATAATTATTGAGTTAGCCGGTATTACCGATATTGGAGAAGCTATTAAGCAAATTGGTGAAACCCCTCTTTTGGAATTTAAGGAAGCTAATGATGAATTACGTGAGTTAAGCGAAGAAGAAAAAAAGACAATGGAAGAGAATAACACTCAGGCCCAAACCAGAGCAGAAGATATTTTGGGTATGTTGGGAGCTGGCCAAGACTTTGGTGATTTAGCTCGTAGCTTTAGTGATGATGAATTTACCAAAGAAGATGGCGGTTATGTCGGTTGGGTTTCCAAATTAGATAATCCGGAAATAGCTAGTTTGGTGGAAAGCCTTGAGCCAGGACAGTTTACTCCTCAATTAGCTCGTACTTCTTTTGGTTTTGAGATTTTAAAACTTAATAATAAAAACATTCGTGAGGTTAATGTGGCGCAAATTTTAGTTTGTTACCAAGATAACGAGGATTGTGAGAGCGAATTAAATCGTGATCAAGCCTATGAACTGGTTAAAGAAATAAAAGACAAGGCAACTCCTGAAAATTTTAATTCTCTTTTGGATGAGTATCATGACCGTCTTTCACCCAAAAGCGGTGAACTTGGTTGGGTAAAAAGAGAGGTTCAGGGAGAGGTTTTTGATGAAGTGGCTTTTAACCAAGAGATTGGTACAGTTTCCTTTATTGCTGAAAGCAAATTTGGTTTTCATTTGCTTCACAAAAAAGACGAAAATCCGGAATATGATCTAAGCCATATTTTAATTACCACTACTTCAGAAGAAGATATAATTGGGCCACAAAGTGAATGGAAGAATACCGAGTTAACCGGGAAGAACCTACGTCGCGCTTCGGTACAACTTGATCCCAATAACGGACTACCAACCGTTAATCTTGAGTTTGATAATGATGGAGCTAAGTTTTTTGAACAAATTACCGAAAGAAATGTCGGTCGTCCGGTAGGTATTTTCTTAGATGGTTTACCGATTAGTACTCCAAACGTTAATGAAAAAATTACTGGTGGACAGGCTGTTATCCAGGGTAACTTTACCATGGTTGAGGCTAGGGAATTAGTTAAACGTCTTAACTCAGGAGCTTTGCCTTTGCCGATTACTTTGGTTAGCCAACAAACAGTTGGAGCTAGTTTAGGACAAGAATCAGTAGAGATGAGCTTACAGGCAGCTATGATCGGTCTTATCTTGGTAATGATCTTTATGGTTATCTTCTATCGTTTCTTGGGAGTTGTATCTGTTTTTTCCTTGGTTATTTACGGACTTTTAACTTTAGCGGTCTTTAAGCTTTGGCCGGTTACTTTAACCCTTTCCGGTATTGCTGGGTTTATCTTGTCTATTGGTATGGCAGTGGATGCCAATATCTTAATCTTTGAACGCTTAAAAGAAGAGCTTAAGGCCGGTAAATCTTTTTCTTCGGCTATCCAGGAAGGTTTTAATAGAGCTTGGCCATCTATTAGGGACAGTAACTTTACCACTATCTTAGTTTGCTTTGTATTAATCCAGTTTACCACCAGCTCAATTAAAGGTTTTGCCATTACTTTGCTAATTGGTGTGCTTTTATCCATGTTTAGCGCTATTACTGTTACCAGGACTTTTCTCAGATTGTTTAAGGAAGGTTGGATGGAAAAGCATCCCAAACTTGTTGGTTATAAACGACCGACTGGGGAAAATCTTTAA
- the secF gene encoding protein translocase subunit SecF — MTYNIIGKSKLWLTISSILVIASVAALGVFGLKLGIDFTGGSLLEVRFFSERPSVSTIEERLSPLSLNSLTVQPVGENDVMMRFQEIDQETREETIGLLNEFSPVEGEPALEELRFEAVGPTVGQELRKKSIYATILVILAISLYIAWAFRRVSRPIASWKYGAVTLVSLFHDVVILLGVFAVLGHFYGAEINVAFLAAALTVLGYSVHDSIVVFDRIRENLPRSNDSYRKTVNDSINQSIVRSINTSVTVMVVLLSIIIMGGSSIYYFSIALFVGILFGTYSSIFLAAPLLVLWSERAEKNRG, encoded by the coding sequence ATGACATATAATATTATCGGCAAAAGTAAACTCTGGCTAACCATCTCTTCTATTTTGGTTATTGCTTCAGTGGCCGCTTTGGGTGTATTTGGACTTAAACTTGGTATTGATTTTACGGGTGGTAGTCTTTTAGAGGTTCGCTTTTTCTCGGAAAGACCCTCAGTCTCTACTATTGAAGAAAGGCTAAGTCCTTTATCTCTTAACAGTTTAACCGTTCAGCCGGTTGGAGAAAACGATGTAATGATGCGTTTTCAGGAAATTGATCAAGAAACCAGAGAAGAAACTATAGGTTTGTTAAATGAGTTTTCTCCAGTAGAGGGAGAGCCAGCTTTAGAAGAGTTGCGTTTTGAAGCGGTTGGACCGACGGTTGGACAAGAGTTAAGGAAGAAATCAATTTACGCGACTATTTTAGTGATCTTGGCTATTAGTTTATACATTGCTTGGGCTTTTAGAAGAGTTTCTAGGCCAATAGCTTCTTGGAAATACGGTGCTGTAACTTTAGTTTCTCTTTTTCATGATGTTGTAATTTTACTTGGTGTTTTTGCTGTACTTGGACATTTTTACGGAGCTGAAATTAACGTTGCCTTCTTAGCAGCAGCTTTAACGGTACTTGGGTACAGTGTACATGACAGTATTGTGGTTTTTGATCGTATTAGAGAAAACCTACCAAGATCTAATGATAGTTATCGCAAAACAGTTAATGACAGCATTAACCAAAGTATAGTTCGTTCAATTAATACCTCAGTAACCGTTATGGTGGTACTATTATCAATTATCATAATGGGTGGATCATCAATTTATTATTTCTCAATAGCTTTGTTTGTTGGAATATTATTTGGAACATATAGTTCTATCTTCTTAGCCGCCCCATTATTGGTTCTTTGGAGTGAAAGAGCAGAAAAGAATAGGGGATAG
- a CDS encoding His/Gly/Thr/Pro-type tRNA ligase C-terminal domain-containing protein, with the protein MRQSQLFTKTLKNDPKDEESLNARLLLRGGFVNKLSAGIYSFLPLGLRVQNKIIGIIREEMNAIGGQEVLMPALIPADFWKKTNRWDTIDVLFRFKTEDEREYGLGASHEEVVTPLIKEYAPSYKDLPLIVYQFQTKFRNELRPKAGLLRGREFMMKDLYSFHTDQKDLDAFYEKAAIAYRSIYTRMGLGDITYLTYASGGDFARYSHEFQTITPSGEDLIYLCEKCKMAVNEELIAEQPTCPQCSSVDLKTVKSIEVGNIFKLGERFSKAFDYYHTDRQGNKQPVLMGCYGIGVSRLIGAVTEAKGSETSILWPEEIAPYKVHLILMSGDEEAEKQAEELYEKLKKLGVEVLYDNRVEVSAGQKFAESDLIGCPYRLLLSAKSLAAGGVEVLKRSNNETSFLSSDKVLSLFS; encoded by the coding sequence ATGCGCCAATCACAACTTTTTACCAAAACTCTTAAAAATGACCCTAAGGATGAGGAGAGTTTAAACGCCAGACTGCTTTTACGCGGTGGCTTTGTTAACAAGCTTTCGGCCGGTATTTATTCTTTTCTACCTCTGGGGCTGCGGGTGCAGAATAAGATTATTGGGATTATTCGAGAAGAGATGAACGCCATTGGTGGACAGGAGGTTTTAATGCCTGCCTTAATCCCTGCCGATTTTTGGAAAAAAACTAATCGTTGGGATACGATAGATGTTTTATTTCGTTTTAAAACTGAAGATGAAAGAGAGTATGGACTAGGTGCTTCTCATGAAGAAGTGGTAACTCCTTTAATTAAAGAATATGCTCCGTCTTACAAAGACTTGCCTTTAATTGTTTACCAATTCCAAACTAAGTTTAGAAACGAACTTAGACCTAAAGCCGGACTTTTACGTGGTCGTGAGTTTATGATGAAAGATCTTTATTCTTTTCATACCGACCAAAAAGATCTTGATGCTTTTTATGAAAAAGCGGCTATTGCCTACCGATCTATTTATACTAGAATGGGCTTAGGGGATATTACTTACTTAACTTATGCTTCTGGTGGAGACTTTGCTCGTTATTCGCATGAGTTTCAAACCATTACGCCTTCTGGTGAAGATTTAATCTATCTTTGTGAAAAATGCAAGATGGCGGTTAATGAAGAGCTTATTGCCGAGCAGCCTACTTGTCCGCAATGTTCTTCGGTTGATCTTAAAACCGTTAAGTCTATTGAGGTGGGTAATATCTTTAAGCTGGGGGAGCGTTTTAGCAAGGCTTTTGATTATTACCACACAGATCGCCAAGGTAATAAACAACCGGTTTTAATGGGCTGTTACGGGATAGGTGTATCACGTTTAATCGGGGCAGTAACCGAGGCCAAGGGTAGCGAAACTAGTATTTTATGGCCTGAGGAGATCGCTCCTTACAAGGTGCATCTTATTTTAATGTCCGGTGATGAAGAGGCTGAAAAACAGGCCGAAGAATTATATGAAAAACTAAAGAAGCTTGGTGTGGAGGTTTTATATGACAACCGAGTTGAAGTTTCAGCTGGACAAAAGTTTGCGGAATCAGACTTAATCGGTTGCCCTTATCGTTTATTACTTAGCGCCAAATCTTTAGCTGCTGGCGGAGTGGAAGTTCTAAAGCGATCTAATAACGAAACTTCCTTTTTGTCTTCAGATAAAGTTTTGTCCCTTTTTTCTTAA
- a CDS encoding rod shape-determining protein produces MLNSFFKKFNQDLGIDLGTAYTLVYTPEKGIVINEPSIVAVNMRTEEILAVGLEAKRMLGKAPAHIQVIKPLVDGVVSDFEVTEKMLKYFIDKAHTENFIFMPRPRVVIGIPLDITEVEKKAVEDAAKSAGARQVFLVEESMAAAIGARLPVTEATATMVVDIGGGTTEIAVISLGGAVNWKNLRIAGNFLNQEIIQYIREEFNVLIGEQLAEEIKIKIGSASVLPEEMEMLVRGRDLMNGLPKEIKVTDRHIREALSRTVHQIIDNIKLILETTPPELVSDIYEHGIVLTGGGALLRGLDKEISSATKIPVRVADDPLTCVARGTGILLSDQVLLEKVVAPGTKEL; encoded by the coding sequence ATGTTAAACTCATTTTTTAAAAAATTCAATCAAGACCTAGGTATAGACCTTGGAACCGCCTATACTTTAGTTTACACTCCTGAAAAAGGTATTGTTATTAATGAGCCTTCTATTGTGGCGGTTAATATGCGGACAGAAGAAATATTAGCGGTTGGGCTTGAAGCTAAGCGTATGCTTGGTAAAGCACCGGCTCATATCCAGGTAATTAAGCCTTTAGTGGATGGTGTTGTCTCAGACTTTGAGGTAACCGAAAAGATGCTTAAATATTTTATTGATAAAGCTCATACCGAGAATTTTATTTTTATGCCGAGACCCAGAGTGGTGATTGGCATACCTTTGGATATTACTGAGGTGGAAAAAAAGGCCGTAGAAGACGCGGCTAAATCAGCGGGCGCCAGACAAGTCTTTTTAGTGGAAGAGTCTATGGCGGCTGCCATTGGTGCTCGTTTGCCGGTAACTGAAGCTACAGCCACTATGGTAGTGGATATCGGAGGCGGTACCACTGAAATTGCCGTTATTTCTTTAGGAGGTGCCGTTAACTGGAAGAATTTGCGAATTGCTGGTAACTTTTTAAATCAAGAAATCATTCAATACATTCGTGAGGAATTTAATGTTTTAATTGGGGAACAATTGGCTGAGGAAATTAAGATTAAGATAGGTTCAGCCTCGGTTTTACCTGAAGAAATGGAAATGTTGGTTCGTGGACGTGACCTAATGAACGGCTTACCCAAAGAGATTAAAGTAACGGATAGGCATATTCGCGAAGCTTTATCTAGAACTGTTCATCAGATAATAGACAATATTAAATTAATCCTTGAAACCACTCCACCAGAATTGGTTTCCGATATTTACGAGCATGGCATTGTTTTAACCGGTGGTGGAGCTTTACTGCGAGGCTTGGATAAAGAAATTTCTTCAGCTACAAAAATACCGGTTCGGGTAGCTGATGATCCTTTAACTTGTGTAGCTCGTGGTACTGGTATTTTGTTGTCTGATCAGGTGCTACTGGAAAAGGTAGTAGCACCCGGCACTAAAGAACTTTAA
- the mreC gene encoding rod shape-determining protein MreC: MVSSRLIKTAMVVIVVILLLSLFRGLGWLRPAENLLTSFFSPVGSFLHGTGLWVGGLIKHDEDFDVVLNEKNQLKEERDSLLSEVARLKEMERENEVLRTYLSFVRSSGLEYRLAGVVAQGNAGDNWRNRESITINRGTRDGLSAGLPVLTSEGVLLGKIIEAEDNLSRACLLVSPSCRLAVTVSGLNETLGIAQGDLGLTVQIDLIPQNKSLNEGDIIVTSGLEQDMPAGLVVGKIDRVIKQQNELWQKAIVTPAADFDNLRVVMVAL, encoded by the coding sequence ATGGTTTCTTCCAGACTGATAAAAACGGCGATGGTCGTTATTGTCGTTATTTTACTTTTGTCTCTTTTTAGGGGTTTGGGTTGGCTTAGACCAGCGGAAAATTTACTAACTTCTTTTTTCTCTCCGGTAGGCTCTTTCTTGCATGGTACAGGACTTTGGGTGGGGGGCTTAATTAAGCACGACGAAGATTTTGATGTTGTTTTAAATGAAAAAAACCAATTAAAAGAGGAAAGAGATTCATTATTGTCTGAAGTTGCCCGTTTAAAAGAGATGGAAAGAGAAAATGAAGTTTTACGCACTTATCTGTCTTTTGTGCGTTCAAGTGGTCTCGAGTATCGTTTGGCTGGGGTAGTGGCCCAAGGTAATGCTGGAGATAATTGGCGTAATCGGGAGTCTATTACAATTAATAGGGGAACAAGGGATGGTTTATCTGCCGGGCTACCGGTTTTAACCTCAGAAGGAGTTTTATTGGGAAAAATTATTGAGGCTGAAGATAATCTATCTCGGGCTTGTCTTTTGGTTAGCCCTTCTTGTCGCTTAGCTGTTACAGTTTCTGGGCTTAATGAAACCTTAGGTATAGCCCAGGGTGATTTAGGCTTAACGGTTCAAATAGACTTAATTCCTCAAAATAAAAGCTTAAATGAAGGGGATATTATAGTTACCTCAGGCTTGGAACAAGATATGCCGGCAGGTTTGGTGGTTGGTAAGATAGATAGAGTAATTAAGCAACAAAATGAGCTTTGGCAAAAAGCCATTGTAACCCCAGCGGCTGACTTTGATAACTTAAGGGTTGTTATGGTGGCGCTTTAA
- the mrdA gene encoding penicillin-binding protein 2, producing MKLNNKSNHDKEADPFIIREGSFKEGNFHGKFRREWVEATFSPGEHGEDLVTRSVGGAFMGFVKIALFLVAFILLSRLGWLQIVKGEYYKTMADGNRIRLDRLEATRGIIYDRNNLPLVHNVANFLIYSIPSDLPKEELAREKVFKRLEELLDKDIAVIREEIDSLTPADYEYYQPIFIADNIPYEKALAIYLESFSTPGITVESKHRRQYELSSLSLSHVLGYTGTVSRSEFEANRLEYSRIDSIGKSGVEKSWEKSLRGQHGSKQIEVDALGKEKQVISSLTPIPGQSLILSIDSEAQKKLEEILFTQLSSMRLTKGVAIALDPRNGEVIALVSLPSYDNNLFAGGIGVTDYKALIESPDKPLFNRAVQGEYPSGSTVKPVVAAAALQEGIITANTSFLSTGGLRIGQWSFPDWKAGGHGQTNVTKAIAESVNTFFYHIGGGYDGFNGLGIDKLVQWFLKFNLGKPLGLDLPGEAIGFVPTKEWKEFVQGERWYIGDTYHISIGQGNLITTPMQVAAWTAFFANGGKIYQPRMVKSLIKPNGEVEEIPSKVLVENIVDSQHVETVKRGLRQTAVSGSAASLSTLPVEAAGKTGTAQWSSKKAPHAWFTGFAPYNNPELVITILIEEGEEGSRVATPVAREFLRWYFGGREEINEEEVIDTEEEINEDQDIEEEQIEN from the coding sequence ATGAAGCTAAATAATAAGTCTAACCACGACAAAGAAGCAGATCCTTTTATTATTAGAGAAGGAAGTTTTAAGGAGGGTAATTTTCACGGCAAGTTTCGTCGGGAATGGGTTGAGGCGACTTTTAGTCCAGGAGAACACGGAGAAGATTTGGTTACCAGGTCGGTAGGTGGAGCCTTTATGGGTTTTGTAAAGATAGCCCTTTTTTTAGTAGCTTTTATCTTACTAAGTCGTTTAGGTTGGTTACAAATAGTTAAAGGAGAGTATTACAAAACAATGGCAGATGGTAATCGTATAAGGTTAGATAGGTTAGAGGCAACTAGAGGTATAATTTATGATAGAAATAATTTACCTTTAGTTCATAACGTAGCTAATTTTTTAATCTATTCAATTCCTTCTGATTTACCTAAAGAAGAGTTAGCTAGAGAAAAAGTCTTTAAAAGACTTGAAGAGCTTTTAGATAAAGATATTGCTGTAATTAGAGAAGAAATAGATAGCTTAACGCCAGCGGATTATGAGTATTACCAACCCATCTTTATTGCCGACAATATACCTTATGAGAAAGCTTTAGCGATTTATCTTGAATCTTTTTCCACTCCAGGTATAACCGTTGAGAGTAAGCATCGTCGGCAGTATGAATTATCTTCTTTGTCTTTATCTCATGTTTTAGGTTATACGGGCACGGTTAGTCGTTCAGAATTTGAGGCTAATCGTTTAGAATATAGCCGTATTGATTCTATCGGCAAAAGCGGGGTGGAAAAAAGTTGGGAAAAGTCTTTACGCGGACAACATGGTAGTAAACAAATTGAAGTGGATGCCCTGGGAAAAGAAAAGCAGGTAATTAGTAGCCTTACTCCCATACCTGGGCAAAGTTTAATTCTCTCGATAGATAGTGAAGCCCAAAAAAAGCTAGAGGAAATATTATTTACCCAACTTTCTTCCATGAGGTTAACCAAGGGAGTAGCCATAGCTTTGGATCCGAGAAACGGTGAGGTAATTGCTTTAGTAAGCCTACCTTCTTATGACAATAATCTTTTTGCTGGTGGTATTGGCGTGACGGATTATAAGGCTTTAATTGAATCTCCAGATAAGCCATTATTTAATAGGGCTGTACAGGGAGAATATCCTTCAGGTTCAACCGTTAAGCCCGTAGTGGCTGCTGCGGCCCTGCAGGAGGGTATTATAACGGCCAACACTTCGTTTTTAAGTACAGGGGGGCTAAGAATAGGTCAGTGGTCTTTTCCAGACTGGAAAGCCGGGGGGCACGGACAAACTAATGTCACCAAAGCCATTGCTGAGTCGGTTAATACTTTTTTCTATCATATCGGAGGAGGCTATGACGGTTTTAATGGTTTAGGTATAGATAAATTAGTACAATGGTTTTTAAAGTTTAATCTTGGTAAACCTCTTGGGCTTGATCTACCGGGAGAAGCTATTGGTTTTGTTCCAACTAAAGAATGGAAAGAATTTGTTCAAGGAGAAAGATGGTATATTGGAGACACTTATCATATTTCCATTGGGCAAGGTAACTTAATTACTACACCTATGCAAGTAGCGGCTTGGACAGCTTTTTTTGCTAATGGTGGGAAGATATATCAACCAAGAATGGTTAAATCTTTAATTAAACCAAACGGAGAGGTTGAAGAGATACCAAGTAAGGTTTTAGTGGAGAATATAGTGGATAGCCAACATGTTGAAACCGTTAAAAGGGGATTAAGACAAACCGCAGTTTCAGGTAGTGCCGCCAGTCTTTCCACCCTACCAGTTGAAGCCGCCGGAAAAACCGGTACAGCTCAATGGTCATCTAAAAAGGCTCCACATGCTTGGTTTACCGGCTTTGCACCATATAACAATCCAGAATTAGTTATTACCATCCTAATAGAAGAAGGAGAAGAAGGCAGTAGAGTAGCCACACCAGTAGCCAGGGAGTTTTTAAGGTGGTATTTTGGGGGTAGGGAAGAGATTAATGAAGAAGAAGTAATTGATACAGAAGAAGAAATTAACGAAGATCAAGATATAGAAGAGGAACAAATTGAAAATTAG
- a CDS encoding nucleotide exchange factor GrpE, whose translation MTTDNQEQEDLIEEAEGLGDLEDLQDNSSAGEEDSKKSSGENSEEGSTEEKLQEMESRYLRALADYQNLLRQHSKEKSEMIKYANETLILSLLPVYDNLRLSIKHFGESEENWLAGIRHITQQFKSSLEEAGVKEVETGNLPFDPLVMEAVETRESLDQDQDNLVAEELKPGYLLGEKVIIPARVAVYAFKKDQGTPEEVIEQVESDDG comes from the coding sequence ATGACAACAGATAACCAAGAACAAGAAGATTTAATTGAAGAGGCTGAAGGCCTTGGCGATCTTGAAGATCTTCAGGATAATTCTTCGGCAGGTGAAGAAGACTCCAAAAAAAGCTCAGGAGAAAACTCAGAAGAAGGCTCAACCGAAGAGAAGCTTCAGGAAATGGAGAGTAGGTACTTAAGAGCTTTGGCAGACTACCAAAACCTCTTAAGACAACACAGTAAAGAAAAAAGCGAGATGATTAAATATGCCAATGAAACTTTAATTTTAAGCTTATTACCTGTTTATGATAATCTCCGATTATCTATTAAACATTTTGGTGAATCTGAGGAAAACTGGTTAGCTGGTATTAGACACATTACCCAACAGTTTAAGTCCTCTTTAGAAGAAGCTGGAGTTAAGGAGGTGGAAACAGGCAACTTGCCTTTTGATCCTTTAGTCATGGAGGCGGTGGAAACCAGAGAGTCTTTAGATCAAGACCAAGATAATTTAGTAGCTGAAGAATTAAAGCCCGGTTATCTACTTGGTGAAAAAGTTATTATACCAGCCAGAGTAGCGGTTTATGCTTTTAAGAAAGACCAGGGAACACCTGAAGAAGTTATTGAGCAGGTGGAAAGTGATGACGGTTAG
- a CDS encoding Hsp20/alpha crystallin family protein, translated as MTALIRWTPLLEPFEEMDKMFDSMTPALRGAHNFMPAIDMYEDKNNVIVETELAGIDPDKVDISIENDVLSIKGESEKKSEVEEKNYYRKEIRRGSFYRSVPLPAHVMGDEASAVTEAGVLKITIPKAPESKPKKITIKTSK; from the coding sequence ATGACAGCACTTATTCGTTGGACACCTCTCCTTGAGCCTTTTGAGGAGATGGACAAGATGTTTGATTCAATGACCCCGGCTTTGCGGGGTGCGCATAATTTTATGCCAGCCATTGATATGTATGAAGACAAAAACAACGTTATTGTGGAAACCGAATTGGCCGGTATTGATCCAGACAAGGTGGATATTTCCATTGAAAACGATGTTTTGTCCATTAAAGGCGAGAGTGAGAAAAAAAGCGAGGTAGAGGAAAAGAATTATTACCGCAAAGAAATTCGTCGCGGTAGTTTCTATCGTTCAGTGCCTTTGCCGGCCCATGTTATGGGTGACGAGGCTTCAGCGGTTACCGAAGCTGGTGTGTTAAAGATCACTATCCCCAAGGCACCAGAGAGTAAGCCGAAAAAGATAACAATTAAAACTAGCAAATAA